One stretch of Rosistilla oblonga DNA includes these proteins:
- a CDS encoding tetratricopeptide repeat protein, with protein sequence MPNRVSRIELSQSIRRHKTFSVGKLLLALLLVGGVAGNCQGQDPSESSEEALAVYADAANFQNNGAFDLAIAEWKKFLKTHGKDPLASKAAHYLGISQMRKEEPDYMAASAAFQQALAAKDFELVEEALSNRGWCLFAAGQNDQANQAKRFAEALAVFDELLKKFPKTTFADQALFYSGEAAYASGKPADAVKYYQRLIGLPKGKDSPLYCDAIYAKGVALEDQQLWKEALAAYAGLVDGCADSDLLHEVQIRQADINVRLEQYKAAAPLFRKVADSKTRLSDYALFRLAFCAVQLQDPGSAAKAYDELITNYPDSQFASAALIAAGQSYYRAGKFDEAAAKFQAVLKLDDAVAATEAAHWLATIAAKNNKTDEVIAISRAAIAKGLDGFFAASVKMDLADALSKTPATSEEAIELYVAIAKESAGQPVAARALYNAGFTALQNRDLASAGKFADRFMAEYSKDPLVPDVLYVAAESQLQTGKSKEAAETYARLLQLAADHPSRSLWILRGATASFLAEDYAAVVDRLSKAMGELKAPEQQAEAEFMIGSSYYKLDKKDDASKMLEKSRQTSSQWNQAADVLVTLGRVQLDSGKPDLAQKSWTQVIAEAPTSGAAFQARYRLALLLSGKEDFDGAKKYYDEILAAENQGALKPYALYGSGWCQMKKEKYEEALVQLDQVLKEFKDHPVAKDAQLARGICLRKLGRDDQARSAFEDLLRRGPQGLELGHALYELALLEVGDKQPAKASVYLKRLVGEVPQYPDLDKVLYELAWAMRDQGDEAEAIRHFGQLVSKFPKTTLAAEASYHVGQQQFDAGNFKQAAGAFSTAAEHTTDPALLEKAYYKLGWSGFQMKNYDGAKRSFEKQLKAAPDGPLKVDAMVMIAESMFKEGQFAQALEAYKQARTIVLAEGKGASSSDPAAQQLRELVFLHGGQSAQQLKKWDEALQWFDQMRDRFPSTAYLPQVFYETGYCYQQLKQYPKALQYYGQVAANYRDEVAARARFMMGEIHFSQRELTKAIPEFQRVMFGFGGEKAPPEIKNWQAKSAFEAGRCGELLIQSTTGEKRTNAIQIAQGFYNYIAEKHPQHELVAKASERSGVLDRL encoded by the coding sequence GTGCCTAATCGTGTGAGCCGAATCGAATTGTCGCAGTCGATTCGAAGACACAAGACGTTCTCTGTCGGCAAGTTGCTGTTGGCGCTGCTGCTGGTTGGCGGCGTCGCCGGGAATTGCCAGGGGCAGGATCCGTCGGAATCGAGCGAGGAGGCGTTGGCGGTTTACGCCGACGCGGCCAACTTCCAGAACAACGGCGCGTTTGACCTGGCGATTGCGGAGTGGAAGAAGTTTTTAAAGACGCACGGTAAGGATCCGCTGGCTTCCAAAGCGGCTCATTATCTAGGGATCAGCCAGATGCGGAAGGAGGAGCCCGATTACATGGCGGCTTCGGCGGCCTTCCAGCAGGCGTTGGCGGCGAAAGATTTTGAGCTTGTCGAAGAAGCGCTCAGCAACCGCGGTTGGTGTTTGTTTGCCGCCGGGCAGAACGATCAAGCCAATCAAGCGAAGCGGTTCGCCGAGGCGCTGGCGGTTTTCGATGAGTTGTTGAAGAAGTTTCCCAAGACGACGTTCGCCGATCAGGCGCTCTTTTACAGTGGCGAAGCCGCGTATGCATCGGGCAAACCAGCCGACGCGGTGAAGTATTACCAGCGGTTGATCGGATTGCCCAAGGGCAAGGACTCGCCGCTCTATTGCGATGCGATCTACGCCAAGGGAGTCGCCTTGGAGGATCAGCAACTGTGGAAGGAAGCGTTGGCCGCCTACGCTGGATTGGTCGACGGGTGTGCCGATTCGGATCTGTTGCACGAGGTCCAGATCCGCCAAGCGGACATCAACGTTCGCTTGGAACAATATAAAGCCGCGGCGCCGCTGTTTCGGAAGGTCGCCGATTCCAAGACGCGGTTGTCCGATTACGCGCTCTTTCGGCTCGCCTTCTGCGCCGTGCAATTGCAGGACCCCGGTTCGGCAGCAAAGGCCTACGACGAATTGATCACCAATTACCCGGACAGCCAGTTTGCATCGGCGGCGTTGATCGCTGCCGGGCAGAGCTATTATCGAGCGGGCAAGTTCGACGAAGCGGCGGCGAAGTTCCAAGCTGTCTTGAAGTTGGACGATGCGGTAGCGGCGACCGAAGCAGCTCACTGGCTGGCGACGATCGCAGCGAAAAATAACAAGACCGACGAAGTGATCGCGATCTCTCGAGCCGCGATCGCCAAGGGCTTGGACGGCTTCTTCGCCGCCAGCGTGAAGATGGATCTGGCCGATGCGCTCTCCAAAACGCCAGCGACCAGCGAGGAAGCGATCGAGTTGTACGTGGCGATTGCCAAGGAGTCGGCGGGCCAGCCCGTGGCGGCTCGGGCGCTCTACAACGCCGGCTTCACCGCGCTGCAAAATCGCGATCTCGCCAGTGCGGGCAAGTTCGCCGATCGGTTCATGGCCGAGTATTCGAAGGATCCGTTGGTCCCCGATGTGTTGTACGTGGCGGCGGAGTCGCAGCTGCAGACCGGCAAATCGAAAGAGGCGGCGGAGACCTACGCTCGGCTGTTGCAGCTCGCCGCAGATCATCCCTCGCGTTCGCTGTGGATCTTGCGCGGTGCAACCGCTTCGTTTCTGGCGGAGGATTATGCGGCGGTCGTCGATCGTTTGAGCAAGGCGATGGGAGAATTGAAGGCTCCCGAACAGCAAGCCGAAGCGGAGTTCATGATCGGGTCGAGCTATTACAAGCTGGACAAAAAAGACGATGCGTCGAAAATGCTGGAGAAGAGTCGTCAGACGAGCAGCCAGTGGAATCAAGCGGCCGACGTGCTGGTGACTCTGGGACGCGTTCAGCTGGACTCCGGCAAGCCCGATCTGGCGCAGAAATCGTGGACGCAGGTGATCGCCGAAGCGCCTACCTCCGGAGCCGCTTTCCAGGCTCGCTATCGCTTGGCGTTGTTGTTGTCCGGCAAAGAGGACTTCGACGGGGCGAAGAAGTATTACGACGAGATCTTGGCCGCTGAGAACCAAGGTGCACTCAAGCCGTACGCCCTTTATGGCAGCGGTTGGTGCCAGATGAAGAAGGAGAAATACGAAGAGGCGTTGGTCCAGCTGGATCAGGTCTTGAAGGAATTCAAAGATCATCCGGTCGCCAAAGACGCTCAATTGGCTCGCGGTATCTGCTTGCGAAAACTGGGCCGCGACGACCAGGCTCGCAGCGCTTTCGAAGACCTACTGCGGCGTGGCCCTCAAGGTTTGGAACTGGGGCACGCGCTCTACGAACTGGCGCTGTTGGAAGTGGGGGACAAACAACCGGCCAAAGCGTCGGTCTATCTGAAGCGTTTGGTCGGCGAAGTCCCTCAGTATCCCGACCTCGACAAGGTCCTTTACGAACTGGCTTGGGCGATGCGCGACCAGGGAGACGAGGCTGAAGCGATCCGCCATTTTGGCCAGCTTGTTTCCAAATTCCCCAAGACGACGTTGGCTGCCGAAGCGAGCTATCACGTCGGGCAGCAGCAGTTCGATGCGGGCAATTTTAAGCAGGCCGCGGGTGCGTTCTCGACAGCCGCCGAACATACCACCGATCCGGCTCTGTTGGAAAAGGCCTATTACAAGTTGGGTTGGTCGGGCTTCCAGATGAAGAATTACGACGGTGCAAAGCGTTCGTTCGAAAAGCAATTGAAGGCGGCGCCCGACGGGCCGCTGAAGGTCGACGCGATGGTGATGATCGCCGAATCGATGTTTAAAGAGGGGCAGTTTGCGCAGGCCTTGGAAGCTTATAAACAGGCGCGTACGATCGTGTTGGCCGAGGGGAAAGGGGCCAGCAGTTCCGACCCGGCTGCTCAACAGTTGCGCGAGCTGGTCTTTTTGCATGGCGGCCAATCGGCACAGCAGTTGAAGAAATGGGACGAAGCGTTGCAGTGGTTCGACCAGATGCGAGATCGCTTTCCCTCGACCGCCTATCTGCCCCAAGTTTTTTATGAAACGGGATATTGTTATCAGCAACTGAAGCAATATCCGAAGGCCTTGCAGTATTACGGTCAGGTGGCGGCGAACTATCGCGATGAGGTCGCCGCTCGAGCCCGCTTTATGATGGGCGAGATCCATTTTTCGCAGCGCGAGCTGACCAAGGCGATCCCCGAGTTCCAACGCGTGATGTTTGGTTTTGGCGGGGAGAAGGCGCCGCCGGAGATCAAAAACTGGCAAGCCAAGAGCGCGTTCGAAGCGGGCCGCTGCGGGGAGTTGCTGATCCAGAGCACCACCGGTGAAAAGCGAACCAATGCGATCCAAATCGCTCAGGGGTTTTACAATTACATTGCTGAAAAACATCCCCAACACGAACTTGTCGCCAAGGCAAGCGAACGTAGCGGCGTGTTGGATCGACTGTAA
- a CDS encoding MotA/TolQ/ExbB proton channel family protein: protein MTIRSAPQWLRLGILPIAIAFCGLWGVQQLAAQDASQIVDEAALNQLVQPDPAASDSLATDAVEPAGIDVLSLISKGGIFMIPIGAMSLLVVTLGAERLFALRRGRMVPSALRRKLEMLADPIDTFDPEVAYQACRRHPSPTARVVASALLRTGRPLAEIERTAAEAAQREADRLAGPIRWLYLATAITPLMGLLGTVWGMIRAFHDTTQLAAGQNKAEYLAEGIYVALVTTLAGLIVAIPAAILAHHFEGTLTRAFHRIEEICFLVAPGLERFTGRMRLDFDGHLVPLTSAKPPVAPPAERPVGKTSAAPVR, encoded by the coding sequence TTGACAATTCGATCAGCACCCCAATGGCTTCGGTTGGGAATCCTTCCGATCGCGATCGCTTTCTGCGGTCTGTGGGGCGTTCAACAGTTGGCCGCACAGGACGCTTCGCAGATCGTCGACGAAGCGGCGCTGAATCAATTGGTTCAGCCCGATCCGGCGGCTAGCGATTCCCTGGCGACCGATGCGGTGGAACCGGCGGGGATCGATGTCTTGTCGTTGATCTCCAAGGGTGGCATCTTCATGATCCCGATCGGCGCGATGTCGCTGCTGGTCGTCACGCTTGGGGCCGAGCGGTTGTTTGCCCTGCGGAGAGGACGGATGGTCCCCTCGGCGCTGCGTCGCAAGCTGGAGATGTTGGCCGATCCGATCGATACGTTTGATCCCGAGGTTGCTTATCAGGCGTGTCGCCGGCATCCTTCGCCAACCGCCCGCGTCGTCGCGTCGGCACTGCTTCGCACCGGCCGGCCGCTGGCGGAGATCGAACGGACCGCAGCCGAAGCGGCACAACGCGAAGCCGATCGGTTGGCGGGGCCTATCCGTTGGTTATACCTGGCCACTGCGATCACGCCCTTGATGGGATTGTTGGGGACGGTCTGGGGCATGATCCGCGCGTTTCACGACACGACTCAATTGGCCGCCGGTCAAAACAAAGCCGAATATTTGGCCGAGGGGATCTACGTGGCATTGGTCACCACCTTGGCCGGTTTGATCGTGGCGATCCCCGCGGCGATTCTGGCTCACCATTTTGAAGGGACTTTGACCCGGGCGTTTCACCGGATCGAAGAGATCTGTTTTTTGGTCGCCCCGGGCTTGGAAAGGTTCACTGGCCGGATGCGGCTCGATTTTGATGGCCACTTGGTTCCGCTGACCTCTGCCAAACCGCCGGTCGCGCCGCCTGCGGAACGTCCCGTCGGGAAGACTTCCGCCGCGCCAGTTCGCTAG